A single region of the Borrelia hermsii DAH genome encodes:
- the flgF gene encoding flagellar basal-body rod protein FlgF → MVRGIYTAASGMMAQRHRLDVISNNLANIDLAGYKKDLSVHKAFPEMLIRRLNDDGLYKLPKGYLETAPVVGKLGTGVEENEIYTSFEQGPLKITGNPLDLALTDEGFFVVQTPEGERYTRNGSFTLGPEGMLVTKDGYPVIGEKGHIYLKDNNFKITDQGQIFHNTTFEENPKRLVSEYENSWENYELLDNLKIVNFEKTRFLKKQGSSLWNRTEISGQAKNIEINSRPKIETGALEGSNVNAINEMVSMITVNRAYEANQKTIQTEDSLLGKLINEIGKF, encoded by the coding sequence GTGGTAAGAGGCATTTATACTGCTGCCAGCGGAATGATGGCACAAAGACACAGATTAGATGTTATTTCTAATAATTTAGCAAATATTGACCTTGCGGGATATAAAAAAGATTTATCCGTACACAAGGCCTTTCCTGAAATGTTAATTAGACGGCTCAATGATGATGGTCTTTACAAACTGCCCAAAGGATATCTGGAAACAGCACCTGTTGTTGGCAAGCTTGGCACAGGAGTTGAAGAAAATGAAATATATACGTCCTTTGAACAAGGACCGCTAAAAATAACCGGAAATCCTCTTGACTTAGCATTAACTGATGAAGGCTTTTTTGTTGTTCAAACACCAGAGGGAGAGAGATATACAAGAAACGGTTCTTTTACACTTGGACCAGAAGGTATGCTTGTTACAAAAGATGGATATCCTGTGATTGGAGAGAAGGGACACATATATCTAAAAGATAATAACTTTAAAATAACGGATCAAGGACAAATATTTCATAACACAACATTTGAAGAAAATCCCAAAAGACTTGTAAGTGAATATGAAAATTCGTGGGAAAACTATGAACTCCTTGATAATCTAAAGATTGTAAATTTTGAAAAAACAAGATTTTTAAAAAAACAAGGAAGTTCACTCTGGAACAGAACAGAAATATCTGGACAAGCTAAAAACATCGAAATAAATTCAAGACCCAAAATTGAAACTGGTGCTTTAGAAGGATCAAATGTAAACGCCATTAACGAAATGGTATCAATGATTACAGTTAACAGGGCCTATGAAGCAAATCAAAAAACAATACAAACTGAAGATTCACTTCTTGGAAAATTAATTAACGAAATTGGAAAATTTTAA
- a CDS encoding DUF2147 domain-containing protein encodes MSKDVLKIMFLLCFSFFAFAESEKTENKKDGSEVLGYWVGYDDTTNVKNSVIYVYKYNDKVYGRILNVIKDGKVHDINDPSGSKVVGFDHLTTEGLDFMWGLKYVKSSRKWDKGRIIDPKNGKIYTSEMRVDPKTGNLVTKGKVWIFGRSKIWTRAKEDEIPKLDVEGIVPNPPVAEE; translated from the coding sequence ATGAGTAAGGATGTGTTAAAAATTATGTTTTTATTATGTTTTTCTTTTTTTGCATTCGCAGAGTCTGAAAAAACAGAGAATAAAAAAGACGGTAGTGAAGTTTTAGGATATTGGGTTGGATATGATGATACTACTAATGTTAAAAATTCGGTAATTTATGTTTATAAATATAATGATAAAGTTTATGGTAGGATTTTAAATGTAATAAAGGATGGGAAGGTGCATGATATTAATGATCCTTCCGGTTCTAAGGTTGTAGGTTTTGATCATTTAACTACTGAAGGTCTTGATTTTATGTGGGGGCTTAAATATGTTAAGTCTTCTCGCAAATGGGATAAGGGTAGGATTATTGATCCTAAGAATGGCAAGATTTATACTTCTGAAATGAGGGTAGATCCAAAAACGGGCAATCTTGTTACCAAGGGTAAGGTGTGGATTTTTGGTAGGAGTAAGATTTGGACAAGAGCTAAAGAAGATGAGATTCCAAAGCTAGATGTAGAAGGCATAGTACCAAATCCGCCTGTGGCAGAGGAATAA
- a CDS encoding adenine phosphoribosyltransferase, whose product MKDKTEYYDKFIMRVPNFPKEGILFYDITNVLLQAEAYKSLMEDAHAFYASRKIDCIAAIESRGYLIGSPLALKMGLPLLLIRKAGKLPRQVLREEYELEYGFSSIEIHKDDVKQHSNILLVDDILATGGTLKAAAMLLKKAGGVVSDIFCFIELVKMNGRDILREYSLNSLVRYF is encoded by the coding sequence ATGAAAGATAAAACGGAATATTATGATAAGTTTATTATGAGAGTGCCTAACTTTCCAAAGGAAGGTATACTTTTTTATGATATTACTAATGTTTTGCTCCAAGCAGAAGCATATAAATCTTTAATGGAAGATGCTCATGCTTTTTATGCATCAAGAAAAATTGATTGCATTGCTGCTATTGAATCAAGAGGGTATCTTATTGGTTCGCCTTTGGCTTTAAAAATGGGTTTACCTCTTTTACTAATTCGAAAAGCAGGTAAGCTCCCAAGGCAAGTATTAAGAGAGGAGTATGAGCTTGAATATGGATTTAGCAGTATTGAAATACATAAAGATGATGTTAAACAACATTCAAATATTTTGTTAGTTGATGACATTTTAGCTACCGGAGGCACTCTAAAAGCAGCTGCTATGTTACTTAAAAAGGCGGGTGGAGTAGTATCTGATATATTTTGTTTCATTGAACTTGTAAAGATGAATGGTAGAGATATTTTACGGGAGTATAGTTTGAATTCTCTTGTTAGGTATTTTTGA
- the rplU gene encoding 50S ribosomal protein L21 — MYALLEIKGKQYKAVMGEMLKIDKIGASEGDKLEFSSVMLVNKDGDVKIGKPYVAGSCVKCSYIEDKRDKKVISYRYRRRKSSERKIGHRQSYSYVLVDDIIVS, encoded by the coding sequence ATGTATGCGTTGTTGGAAATAAAGGGTAAGCAGTATAAAGCTGTTATGGGAGAGATGTTAAAGATAGATAAGATTGGAGCTAGTGAAGGTGACAAATTGGAATTTAGCAGTGTAATGCTTGTAAACAAGGATGGAGATGTAAAGATAGGAAAACCTTATGTTGCAGGTTCTTGTGTTAAGTGTAGCTATATAGAAGATAAGAGAGATAAAAAGGTTATCTCTTACAGATATAGAAGAAGAAAGTCAAGCGAGCGAAAGATCGGACATCGTCAATCTTATTCTTATGTTTTGGTTGATGATATAATTGTTAGTTAG
- a CDS encoding ribosomal-processing cysteine protease Prp produces MINVLIKTRNNIIIYILANGHARGNNYINIVCSSFSFILRTFLSVLDCEKEDFIVDNSLRGYLEFKASFRSLDKQSLFYYSKFLIQGVKDLCFEYPYDIKLILEETSGNK; encoded by the coding sequence GTGATTAATGTTTTAATAAAGACCCGTAATAATATAATTATTTATATTTTGGCTAATGGACATGCTAGAGGGAATAATTATATTAATATAGTTTGTTCTTCCTTTTCTTTTATTTTAAGAACTTTTTTAAGTGTTCTTGATTGTGAGAAAGAGGATTTTATTGTAGATAATTCTTTAAGAGGTTACTTGGAATTTAAGGCTTCTTTTAGAAGTTTGGATAAGCAGAGCCTTTTTTATTATAGTAAGTTTTTAATACAAGGTGTAAAGGATTTGTGCTTTGAATATCCTTATGATATTAAATTAATTTTGGAGGAAACTAGTGGCAACAAGTAA
- the rpmA gene encoding 50S ribosomal protein L27, whose protein sequence is MATSKSGGSSKNGRDSISKRLGVKRSGGQFVRAGEIIVRQRGTKFHKGKNSGLGRDYTIFALKDGIVEFKTYRGRKYINII, encoded by the coding sequence GTGGCAACAAGTAAAAGTGGTGGTAGCTCTAAGAATGGAAGGGATTCTATATCTAAGAGGCTTGGTGTTAAGAGAAGTGGTGGGCAATTTGTGAGAGCTGGGGAAATAATTGTAAGGCAGAGAGGCACAAAATTTCATAAGGGCAAGAATTCTGGACTTGGCAGAGATTATACAATATTTGCATTAAAAGATGGTATAGTAGAGTTTAAGACTTATAGAGGCCGAAAATATATAAATATTATTTAA
- the obgE gene encoding GTPase ObgE, with translation MHILKDSLSITVSSGDGGAGCVSFLRERFNTKGGPDGGDGGRGGDVIFKVKANLKSLSLYKNGQRLAANNGKPGMGSRKSGASGEDLVIFVPPNTCIYDVATGSMLFELQNFDDEVIALKGGRGGLGNVHFKSSTKRTPRFAQPGESGATLNLRLELSLIADIGLVGFPNAGKSSLISTITASKSRVANYPFTTRFPHLGVLKASYNDLVIADVPGLIEGASQGIGLGFEFLRHISKTKILVFLIDVASDNFMSAYDILVNELSAYDIGLSSKKRIIVANKLDLEGAIENFNQLKRALVGERVLGISIYDNTGINELVSELFALSRI, from the coding sequence TTGCATATACTTAAGGATTCTTTAAGCATAACTGTATCTTCAGGTGATGGGGGTGCAGGGTGTGTTTCTTTTTTGCGTGAAAGATTTAATACCAAGGGAGGTCCTGATGGCGGTGATGGAGGAAGAGGTGGAGATGTAATCTTTAAGGTTAAGGCAAATCTTAAAAGTTTATCCCTTTATAAAAATGGCCAAAGACTTGCTGCTAATAATGGTAAGCCCGGAATGGGTTCTAGAAAGAGTGGAGCATCTGGTGAAGATTTGGTTATTTTTGTTCCCCCAAATACTTGTATTTATGATGTTGCAACAGGCTCTATGTTATTTGAGCTCCAGAACTTTGATGATGAAGTTATTGCTTTAAAGGGCGGAAGAGGTGGACTTGGGAATGTACATTTTAAAAGTTCTACAAAACGGACACCAAGATTTGCTCAGCCTGGAGAATCTGGCGCTACCTTGAATTTGCGTCTTGAGTTATCATTAATAGCCGATATTGGACTTGTTGGGTTTCCTAATGCAGGTAAGTCTTCTCTTATTTCTACAATAACCGCTTCAAAGTCAAGAGTTGCAAATTATCCTTTTACTACTAGATTTCCGCATCTTGGCGTTTTGAAGGCTTCTTATAATGATTTGGTAATCGCTGATGTGCCCGGGCTAATTGAGGGCGCAAGTCAAGGAATAGGTCTTGGTTTTGAATTTTTAAGACATATTTCAAAAACCAAAATCCTGGTCTTTTTAATTGATGTTGCTAGTGATAACTTTATGAGTGCTTATGATATTCTTGTTAATGAGCTTAGTGCATATGATATTGGACTTTCAAGTAAGAAGCGAATAATTGTTGCTAATAAACTTGATTTAGAAGGTGCGATTGAAAATTTTAATCAGCTAAAGAGAGCTTTAGTTGGTGAGAGAGTTTTAGGAATTTCTATTTATGATAATACGGGAATAAATGAGCTTGTTAGTGAGCTTTTTGCTTTATCAAGAATTTAA
- the nadD gene encoding nicotinate (nicotinamide) nucleotide adenylyltransferase, which produces MRIAILGGTYNPVHIGHMFLAKELEHFLNVDKILFIPTHKPVHKRVENISVKDRIAMLKLAVQHEKNMFIDECDIVNGGITYTVDTIACIKNKYVHDDIYLVIGDDLFESFDSWKNPEKIVESVNLVVVHRIYSERLISRFKHTYIDNRIFPISSSEIRHRIEQGLPVDYLLPFDVLRYIKNNNLYVKGK; this is translated from the coding sequence ATGCGAATAGCAATATTGGGTGGCACTTATAATCCTGTTCATATTGGGCATATGTTTTTAGCAAAGGAGTTAGAGCATTTTCTAAATGTTGATAAAATATTATTTATTCCTACTCATAAACCTGTTCATAAGCGTGTTGAAAATATTAGTGTTAAAGATAGAATCGCAATGCTTAAATTGGCAGTACAACATGAAAAGAATATGTTTATCGATGAATGCGATATAGTAAATGGCGGAATAACTTATACCGTTGATACTATTGCTTGTATTAAGAATAAATATGTTCATGATGATATCTATTTGGTAATCGGAGATGATCTTTTTGAGAGTTTTGATTCATGGAAAAATCCAGAAAAAATAGTTGAATCTGTTAATCTTGTAGTGGTTCACAGGATTTACAGCGAAAGACTCATTAGTAGATTTAAACATACTTATATTGATAATAGAATATTTCCTATCTCTTCCTCAGAGATTAGGCATAGGATTGAGCAAGGATTACCTGTCGATTATTTGCTTCCCTTTGATGTTTTGCGATATATTAAAAATAATAATTTATATGTTAAAGGTAAATAA
- a CDS encoding LCP family protein: MRKELFFLVLIILIVCGIVIFFVDSSKREQIYFELNTKSNISFLFLIEDESDNLLSMQEIFINIKTGSVGFLDIPVYTGYEDLKGNVSWFEDLYKKNRFVEFLSKVSRQLNHEPDYYIRFKKNNFVKFIDYLGGVRLLVKNPVKIYSLVRSILIPSGNSVFDGDKSYDYLSYFRDVASYDERSEFFKEFFKKILTQFSDFKEEYDYFSKMYFMLETNLSETVFKYILTNYKINNERLIFINIKGQEETFKDNDDNLIKVIFPYYGGAVLKESIENLNRDLMGETRNEEAIRVVVLNGTKTAGLAKNVADIFKSFKFKVVRFGNADRHNYSHTLIINNSDNLEIAIKVGDVIRSRTIKPISEFRVDTLGLDMPDMSPDVIIILGDDFDGRYVKNR; this comes from the coding sequence TTGAGAAAAGAGTTATTTTTTTTAGTTTTAATCATTTTAATAGTTTGTGGTATTGTAATTTTTTTTGTTGATAGTTCTAAAAGAGAGCAGATATATTTTGAATTAAATACTAAGAGTAATATTAGCTTTTTATTTCTTATAGAAGATGAGAGTGACAATCTTTTAAGTATGCAAGAGATTTTTATTAATATAAAAACAGGAAGTGTTGGCTTTTTAGATATTCCTGTTTATACAGGTTATGAGGATTTAAAGGGAAATGTTTCTTGGTTTGAAGACTTATATAAAAAGAATAGATTTGTTGAATTTTTATCTAAAGTATCCCGGCAGTTAAATCATGAACCTGATTATTATATTCGTTTTAAAAAGAATAATTTTGTGAAATTTATTGACTATCTTGGTGGAGTGCGACTTCTTGTTAAAAACCCTGTTAAAATATATAGTTTAGTACGTTCTATCTTAATACCTTCTGGTAATTCTGTTTTTGATGGAGATAAGTCTTATGATTATTTGAGTTATTTCAGAGATGTTGCTTCTTACGATGAAAGATCTGAGTTTTTTAAGGAATTTTTTAAAAAAATTTTAACACAATTTTCTGATTTTAAAGAGGAGTATGATTATTTCTCTAAAATGTATTTCATGTTAGAGACTAATCTTTCTGAAACCGTATTTAAGTATATTCTTACTAATTATAAAATAAATAATGAGAGGCTTATTTTTATTAATATTAAGGGGCAAGAGGAGACATTTAAGGATAATGATGATAATTTAATAAAAGTTATTTTTCCTTATTATGGGGGAGCGGTTCTTAAAGAGTCGATAGAAAATTTAAATAGAGATTTAATGGGTGAAACTAGAAATGAAGAGGCAATTAGAGTTGTTGTTTTAAATGGTACTAAGACTGCTGGACTTGCAAAGAATGTAGCAGATATTTTTAAATCTTTTAAATTTAAGGTTGTAAGGTTTGGTAATGCAGATAGGCATAATTATTCTCATACTTTAATAATAAATAATTCAGATAATTTGGAGATTGCCATTAAGGTTGGAGATGTAATTAGATCAAGAACTATTAAACCAATTTCTGAGTTTCGTGTAGATACTTTGGGACTTGATATGCCTGATATGAGTCCTGATGTAATAATCATTTTGGGAGATGATTTTGATGGGAGATATGTTAAAAATAGATGA
- the rsfS gene encoding ribosome silencing factor, which translates to MGDMLKIDDIKKLCKIISDFGGIDVLSIDVSSVCNWADFFIIVSCSSFKQMEALHAERLVTFFKERDFNYCIQGKGFIYDWTIISCEGLVIHLMSEKAREYYELEKIWDRGEVIYP; encoded by the coding sequence ATGGGAGATATGTTAAAAATAGATGATATTAAGAAGCTATGCAAGATTATATCTGATTTTGGTGGAATTGATGTTTTAAGTATTGATGTTAGTTCTGTTTGTAATTGGGCTGATTTTTTTATTATTGTTTCATGTTCATCATTTAAGCAAATGGAAGCTTTGCATGCTGAAAGATTAGTGACATTCTTTAAAGAAAGGGATTTTAATTATTGTATTCAAGGTAAGGGATTTATTTATGATTGGACAATTATTTCATGTGAAGGTTTAGTTATACATTTGATGAGTGAAAAGGCCAGAGAATACTATGAGCTTGAAAAGATATGGGATAGGGGAGAAGTTATTTATCCTTGA
- the spoVG gene encoding septation regulator SpoVG gives MNITDVRIRRVDNKNPGSKLLAYVTVTFDDCLVLHNIRVIRGQKGVFIVMPNRRTKVGEYKDIVHPINQSFREILQSAIFKEYVKENPSSLELEIG, from the coding sequence GTGAATATTACAGACGTAAGAATTAGGAGAGTTGATAATAAAAATCCCGGTTCAAAGCTATTGGCATATGTTACGGTTACTTTTGATGATTGTTTAGTTTTGCATAATATCAGGGTTATTAGGGGACAAAAAGGAGTTTTTATTGTTATGCCTAATAGAAGAACTAAGGTCGGAGAGTATAAGGACATTGTACATCCTATTAATCAAAGTTTTAGAGAGATTTTGCAAAGTGCTATTTTTAAAGAGTATGTGAAGGAAAATCCTTCAAGTCTTGAACTTGAAATAGGCTAG
- a CDS encoding 50S ribosomal protein L25/general stress protein Ctc has protein sequence MDSSRILRYEGRLDFGSLRARRIRAESEIPAVVYGKESDVLHIKIKSSEFNNKFAKFTDNTVLILSDGKIEKCVFIKDVSENLTKRLIYHVDFYEVDKTKDIERDIAIKFVGASVGVKEGGTLSVLRTKIKVKSLPLNLPEFVEVDLTPVKKGDQVTFKDIVLPDNVKLSEENENSVVLLVK, from the coding sequence GTGGATAGTAGTAGGATTTTAAGATATGAAGGTCGGTTAGATTTTGGTTCTTTGCGTGCCCGTAGAATACGAGCAGAGTCTGAGATTCCAGCTGTTGTGTATGGAAAGGAAAGTGATGTTCTGCATATAAAAATTAAGAGTAGTGAGTTTAATAATAAGTTTGCAAAGTTTACAGATAATACTGTCTTGATTTTAAGTGACGGAAAAATTGAGAAATGTGTTTTCATTAAGGATGTGAGCGAAAATCTTACTAAAAGACTTATTTATCATGTTGATTTTTATGAGGTTGATAAGACTAAGGATATTGAAAGAGATATTGCAATTAAATTTGTAGGAGCTTCTGTTGGTGTTAAGGAAGGTGGTACTTTAAGTGTGCTTCGAACTAAAATCAAGGTTAAGTCTTTGCCTTTAAATTTGCCAGAATTCGTTGAAGTAGATTTGACCCCTGTTAAGAAGGGAGATCAAGTAACTTTTAAGGATATTGTACTTCCTGATAATGTTAAACTTTCTGAAGAGAATGAGAATTCAGTTGTTTTGCTTGTAAAATAG
- the pth gene encoding aminoacyl-tRNA hydrolase, which translates to MDLLIVGLGNPGSNFFHTRHNVGFELVDNLVIKNGLSLKKVKNYEYSDFNFENKRIVLIKPLTYMNLSGNIFPSVFAKFYMKIANLLVVVDNVDLPLGKCKLRKVGGTSTHNGLRSISLSLGSTNYGRLYIGVGSNNESSLREFVLAKFRGSELERIKSVFEFLSEEILGIDESNFEHKVATINSSSF; encoded by the coding sequence ATGGATTTGTTAATAGTTGGCCTGGGTAATCCCGGGTCTAATTTTTTTCATACTAGACATAATGTTGGTTTTGAACTTGTAGATAACTTGGTTATAAAGAATGGTCTTTCTTTGAAAAAGGTAAAAAATTATGAATATTCTGATTTTAATTTTGAAAATAAACGGATAGTTTTAATTAAACCTTTAACTTATATGAATTTGAGTGGCAATATTTTTCCTTCTGTTTTTGCTAAGTTTTATATGAAAATAGCTAATCTGTTAGTTGTGGTTGATAATGTTGATTTGCCTTTGGGAAAGTGTAAACTTAGAAAGGTAGGGGGTACTTCTACTCATAATGGACTTCGTTCTATTTCTTTAAGCCTTGGAAGTACGAATTATGGTAGGCTTTATATTGGAGTTGGCAGTAACAATGAATCTAGTCTTAGAGAGTTTGTTCTTGCAAAATTTAGAGGTAGTGAGCTTGAGCGTATTAAAAGTGTATTTGAGTTTTTAAGTGAAGAGATATTAGGCATTGATGAGTCTAATTTTGAACATAAAGTTGCAACTATTAATTCTAGTAGTTTTTGA
- the tilS gene encoding tRNA lysidine(34) synthetase TilS encodes MFWNDIVTKIESFYFKNSLPKGKSIVAFSGGADSTTLLLGLKEYLNNNIVAFYFAHYIRPEFEQNLEIEHIKKFCNFHNITFQIKRCSVDIKRESSQLGMSVEELARKYRYNALLEALKENEARYIALAHNKNDQFETLVMRFFQGSFLDGFSGIPIINGNIIRPLLEVSREEIEQFLSLNNIVYFVDSTNHEDLYLRNRIRNNLMPVIGKIFKGYERGLERISDFSSDLVDYFDKKDFLPYSKGNYYYSFDAMTFFSLPKYLVFRSIFKILNLEGIVSNLSYGALNEIFRVNPANKRSKILLRTNEFFLEKRQDKVNLIFRRDEEMHEPFDFFLRVNEYHSLSLGKILLKYLECEDNSIPTLRCCSYEFRHSFFKNKLQSKRFFSKFVRYNPLYLMLLVLNDKIIGIIDLNTLNLMWSDKSIIKKINISLFGGFLKE; translated from the coding sequence ATGTTTTGGAATGATATAGTAACAAAAATAGAAAGTTTTTACTTTAAAAATTCTCTGCCCAAAGGAAAATCAATTGTTGCTTTTTCTGGAGGTGCAGATTCTACTACTTTGCTATTGGGTTTAAAGGAGTATTTAAATAATAATATTGTTGCATTTTATTTTGCGCATTACATAAGACCGGAGTTTGAACAAAATTTGGAAATAGAACACATAAAAAAGTTTTGTAATTTTCATAATATTACTTTTCAAATAAAGAGGTGTAGTGTTGATATAAAGAGAGAGTCTAGTCAGCTTGGTATGTCAGTTGAGGAGTTGGCTAGAAAATATCGTTATAATGCTTTATTGGAAGCTCTTAAGGAAAATGAGGCTAGGTATATTGCTCTTGCTCATAATAAAAATGATCAATTTGAGACTTTAGTGATGAGATTTTTCCAGGGTTCGTTTTTGGATGGATTTTCTGGTATTCCAATTATCAATGGCAATATTATTAGACCTTTACTTGAGGTATCAAGAGAGGAGATTGAACAATTTCTTTCTTTAAATAATATTGTTTACTTTGTTGATAGCACTAACCATGAAGATTTGTATTTAAGAAATAGAATTAGAAATAATCTTATGCCAGTTATCGGAAAAATTTTTAAGGGATATGAAAGGGGTTTGGAAAGAATATCTGATTTTTCAAGTGATCTTGTAGATTATTTTGATAAAAAGGATTTTCTCCCTTATAGTAAGGGTAATTATTATTATTCTTTTGATGCTATGACTTTTTTCAGTCTACCAAAATACTTGGTTTTTAGAAGTATTTTTAAGATTTTAAATTTGGAAGGCATTGTGTCAAATTTATCATATGGAGCTCTAAATGAGATTTTTAGGGTAAATCCTGCTAATAAAAGAAGTAAAATTTTACTTAGAACCAATGAGTTTTTTTTAGAAAAGCGTCAAGATAAGGTTAACCTTATCTTTAGGAGAGATGAAGAGATGCATGAGCCTTTTGATTTTTTCTTAAGAGTTAATGAATATCATAGTTTATCTTTGGGTAAGATTTTGTTAAAATATTTGGAGTGTGAGGATAATTCTATACCAACATTGAGATGTTGTTCTTATGAGTTTAGGCATAGTTTTTTTAAAAATAAATTACAATCAAAGAGATTCTTTTCTAAGTTTGTAAGATATAATCCACTTTATTTAATGTTGTTAGTGTTAAATGATAAGATAATTGGAATTATTGATTTAAATACTTTAAACTTAATGTGGAGTGATAAGAGCATTATTAAAAAAATTAATATATCTTTGTTCGGAGGATTTTTAAAGGAATGA